One Nostoc punctiforme PCC 73102 DNA window includes the following coding sequences:
- a CDS encoding HEAT repeat domain-containing protein, whose product MEIDQIQTELKNPDFHSRLKAIAALNDYESEVAVPLLASKLHDSEFLVRSFVTRGLGNQQSAESFAALMQIMKFDDTPNVRAEAANSLSLFGRVAVSHLVMAFYQDDHWLVKRSILAAIAEMNCPEELFDICVQGLKDEDFTVQESSVDGLSLLADSSQHTAALSQILTLVNDESWRMRVRVSYALKRFDEPEAKAALNQLRQDEDHRVVGAALEDLLPQ is encoded by the coding sequence ATGGAAATCGATCAAATCCAAACTGAACTGAAGAACCCGGATTTTCACTCTCGTTTGAAGGCGATCGCAGCCCTCAATGATTATGAATCAGAAGTTGCAGTTCCTCTTTTAGCAAGTAAACTTCATGACTCAGAATTTTTGGTGCGTTCTTTTGTAACCAGGGGTTTGGGTAATCAACAATCAGCAGAATCCTTTGCTGCTTTGATGCAAATTATGAAATTTGACGATACCCCCAACGTGCGAGCTGAGGCGGCCAATTCTTTGTCACTATTTGGTAGAGTCGCAGTTTCTCATCTAGTTATGGCATTTTATCAAGATGACCATTGGCTAGTTAAGCGGAGTATTTTAGCTGCGATCGCTGAAATGAATTGTCCTGAAGAGCTATTCGATATCTGCGTTCAAGGTTTAAAAGATGAAGATTTCACAGTTCAGGAATCCTCTGTTGATGGACTCAGTTTACTAGCTGATTCTAGCCAACATACTGCGGCACTATCCCAAATACTAACGTTAGTGAATGATGAATCTTGGCGGATGCGCGTGCGAGTTAGCTATGCCCTCAAGCGCTTTGACGAGCCGGAAGCAAAAGCAGCCCTGAACCAACTTAGACAGGATGAGGATCACCGAGTTGTCGGAGCTGCTTTAGAAGACTTGTTGCCACAATAG
- a CDS encoding phycobilisome protein → MTQLSETVKELIAKARIISFAEWDKSHTKAAIAIFQAADDAFRYLSDEDLLQIQTKSSDNSELIPVAVLLRDRAAEIVDEAREQVLTTYPEIIQPGGGLYPPERAQACWRDFWHFLRCITYGIAGGHADYTNPTGLHYMNLLYQELQVPLDAMLLGLKSIKAASLKRCPANQQEILNPYFDHLITQLDTFQVR, encoded by the coding sequence ATGACTCAATTAAGCGAAACCGTCAAAGAATTAATCGCCAAAGCTAGAATTATTAGCTTTGCTGAGTGGGATAAGTCTCATACCAAAGCAGCGATCGCCATATTTCAAGCTGCGGATGATGCTTTTCGTTATCTGAGCGACGAAGATTTATTACAGATTCAAACCAAGTCATCCGATAATTCTGAGTTGATTCCTGTTGCTGTGTTGTTACGCGATCGCGCCGCCGAAATTGTTGATGAAGCTAGAGAGCAGGTTTTGACGACCTATCCTGAAATTATCCAGCCTGGAGGTGGTCTTTATCCACCTGAACGCGCCCAAGCTTGCTGGCGAGATTTTTGGCATTTTCTCCGTTGTATTACTTATGGCATAGCAGGTGGACACGCTGACTATACAAATCCCACAGGACTGCACTATATGAACTTACTCTATCAGGAATTACAAGTTCCATTAGATGCAATGCTCTTAGGTTTAAAAAGCATTAAAGCTGCTAGTTTGAAACGCTGTCCAGCCAATCAGCAAGAAATTCTTAATCCTTATTTTGACCATTTAATCACCCAACTGGATACTTTTCAAGTTCGGTAA
- a CDS encoding phycobilisome rod-core linker polypeptide, whose protein sequence is MSLWAIDSPNVELRPNTSESELQTLIRAVYKQVLGNAHLLESERLATAESQLRDRKISVREFVNIVAKSELYQSLFFSSSSQYRFIELNFKHLLGRAPADQAEIAEHVRIYNEQGYDAEIESYIDSQEYQQNFGENIVPYPRSTSSQIGIKNVTFNRTFSLLRGVASSDSDRKAKLISDIGANLPTSIKRPVAGSSVSSTGKRFLIKAVKGSGNLRTRVGNLEYVVNYNQLSGQVQNIHRTGGKIISITEVA, encoded by the coding sequence ATGTCACTATGGGCTATTGATTCACCTAATGTTGAACTGCGTCCGAATACCAGCGAAAGTGAATTACAAACACTGATTCGGGCGGTTTACAAACAGGTTTTGGGGAATGCTCACTTGCTAGAAAGTGAGCGCCTAGCTACTGCTGAATCGCAATTGCGCGATCGCAAAATCAGCGTCCGCGAATTCGTCAACATCGTTGCGAAATCAGAACTCTATCAATCCCTGTTTTTCAGTTCCTCTTCCCAGTATCGGTTCATTGAACTGAACTTCAAACACCTGCTAGGTCGTGCTCCTGCCGATCAAGCAGAAATCGCCGAACACGTCCGTATATATAACGAACAGGGCTATGATGCTGAGATCGAATCCTATATCGATAGCCAAGAGTATCAGCAGAATTTTGGCGAGAATATTGTTCCTTATCCTCGCAGCACTAGCTCCCAAATAGGAATTAAGAATGTTACCTTTAACCGCACCTTTTCCTTATTGAGAGGAGTAGCAAGCAGCGATAGCGATCGCAAAGCCAAACTGATCAGCGATATAGGTGCAAATTTACCTACATCCATCAAGCGTCCCGTTGCTGGTTCTAGTGTAAGCAGCACTGGCAAACGCTTCTTGATTAAGGCAGTCAAAGGTTCAGGTAATCTCCGTACTCGTGTGGGCAACCTTGAATATGTAGTTAACTACAACCAACTGTCTGGACAAGTGCAAAACATTCATAGAACGGGCGGCAAAATCATCAGTATTACTGAAGTTGCTTAA